A region of the Culex quinquefasciatus strain JHB chromosome 1, VPISU_Cqui_1.0_pri_paternal, whole genome shotgun sequence genome:
acttttaacaatatttttttatttattttgatggGGGGATAAAAACTAGAAAGAAAATTTGCATTGGCTTTATTTTAATACGAAaataagaatcattttttttaaagaacatgAATGTAAaattcagaattaaaaaataataactgcaaaccgttgaaagaatgaaaagtttctcaaaactattattaaataaaataaattattgttaAAGGATATTAAAAGctaataactttaaaaataactcttcaaactttttaacgaactgaaaatgttgaaaaaataaaactcatgaaaattttattttatcaaaaaaaaaatttttgaatttttttaacatctttgaaattgacaaactttgaatttgaagaattctcaagtttttttaaatagttcatataaacatataaaagatAATAGCTTaaggacctttgaaaaaaactccagaaatattcaTGTTTCCAACAAGTGAAATAATAACTCAGAAATATAAAATCTAAAGACAGAACAATTAAAAGGCTAgaaaaattatattgaaagaATTAAAAAGATTTTCGAAATCCTCAAAATAATATtacaaaataagattttttagtCACTTTTGACCCCATGATTTTCGACTTTTGGCATTCGAAATTTGGTTCTTTTGACCTTCTATGGCAGTGCAAGCCATTgatgaaacaaaactttttccttaaaataaacTAGAACAGTTTACTGTTTAGAAACTAGCATTTACAGTATATGGATGATTTCTTGTTCACAACTAGATGGCTCTAGTGAGAAGTtgcgttggatttttttttttatttttaaagagttcaaaaatttacatctgtttgtctgtgattttagtttgaaaataatgtaacatcaaattttaatttcaatcatATTTTGAACGATTTTTAACATCTTTACAATTTTTGGTGGTTGATCATTTTCAGAAAACTTCTCCTCACTGATAACAAAATCTTTGAGCAACTTGAATAATCTTTtcctggagcaacacgagaaaagggcgggtaagcattttgacagttagAACTATCTTGCTTGTTCTCAGGCGAACTTTATCTTTTTCACAAATCTCGAAGTACCTCCCCAGCTACATTTCCAAACTGcaggttttgttaaatagttaccgGTTGTCTTGGAAATTGTATAACActttcagctgtcaaaatgctcatgtgcccttttcaaatgttgctccagattttcacttatatttttgaaaaaaagtctccaAGACAATAATTcaatgcatattttaatttcCCCACAGCTCATACGCTCACGCGTATTTGACAGATCGTTGGAACTgtatgtaggggaaatatatccattttaagccaaataagtggtcgtgtttgaatgatgctggataatctggactGTTCCTCGGAATTcattaaaaccaagtacaccaacgagtagagcaactttgtGTGAACAGTtccgtttattttcacttttactaaaagttattcttttTCTTTTACAAGCTCTTGGAACAAATATTTCCCAAgtgtattctaatcagacgaTAATGCACTGGGccccgcccatttttctattttcagcttagttcatTTTTCTTGCAGCGcacttttgggtctgcttagtgctgccagtTGTCACGAAATTGTAATGAACGAAATTGTGATGAATGCAACATTTCTGTGGTGAGTTTTCAAGCattcaaacatattttcttaGTGACAGATTGATACATTTAAGAAGAGTGttatattatattttcattttaaaaagttaaaaaaagctgattaaatatgtattttttaattcatcaggtattttaatcaatttaaattattgtCAACTCACCACGATAATTCAAAATCACCGTGTAGTACGCGTGTGCACAACTAGATGGCTCCAGTGGAAAGTGATCAATTtattcgaaattaaaaaaacaataattgtcTGTGGATCAATCAACAGTttaaccacagacaaacaggcGTAAACAAAAGTAGCATTTCGATCAAAAATCCCCCAATAACTCCTCACTAGTGCCATCTAGCTGGGGGCACTCACATCGCATGACATATGGTAGTGTGCATGTGGACAGTTGTTGTGAACTGTTGTGAGTTCGAATTTGGCGTGGTGAGTTTCGAATCTTTTAAATTGACAGTTGAATTGAcattttatggatttttaatGAGTTCTAGGTCTGTTTGTCTGATGTTTGTCGGTGAAACTTTTTTCTAGTTGTAGTTTTTGCCACACAAAGATGtgttattttgcatcattgaaaagattttaatgttgtattttttatattattttttgggtttaGATGAGACATTGTCTATGACCGACGtgaaaagaagtaattttgcattgttttagtttttccatacaattttgcggacTGGTCATACTAAATAAGAATGGATTTTttgtatcgatttggtgtctttggtaaAGTTGTTGGTTATGATTATGACTTATCAGAAAAAACATTAACAATGAAAAAATCCCtatctttttatttaatttttcacaaCTAAAATTAAGTTTCCAAATTAAGTACAgtttaaaaatctcttaaatcgatcaaaatcgctgataaatttaatattaaaccaaatttgttattttcacaataaaaatgATTGATTTCCTCGCCTCACTCACCTTCCCATCGTAGACCATCGGCGGCAGCGAGGCACACTCCCGCTCCTTCAGCTCCTCCTTGAGCAGCCGGATCAGGGCAAGGCCCTTgccatgctgctgctgctggtgatgaCGATCGCCCAGCGCCCCAACGGCTCCCCCACAAACGGTCCTGGGACCACTATCCTGTTGTGGTCCGGCCGCAATCCGAAAGCCTGCCAACTGAGTGGTGGTGGCCACCGGAGTCGTGGTCGCCGACGAGGAGGACGACGAACTGGAACCGACCTCCTCGTCAACGTTGGCCATTTTCAAGCGCTAAGGATCCCTTCAAGGGTCGTTTGGTCGCTGGACCGATTCCATCGCTTGTGGTCTAAGGGCACTCtttttttggacttttttttttctccaccagACAGACACAATTTAGATTTGCCTTTTTCTTTTTGCTTGCGCTTTTTGACACTTGATTTTCACTGAATCATCACTTAATTTAgcttattttagaaaatatatcTTCCTCCTAACTAATTTACACTTTTTGCGTAAAAAACGATACAGAAAAACCCGTCACCTTCCGCAGGGGGAGAGGTCATTGCCCAAACCCCTTTCTTCCGAAGCCAATCAACCCGTGACAGTTccggaatagaaaaaaaaaaaactttccagcCAACCCTCTTTTTGCACAATTTTGAAACTCTCTCTGCTCCAACACACTAAACTCGAAATCGCGACGATTTCCACCCGTAATTACATCCGAATATCGGAACCGACCCCGACGGATTGCCGGACTTGGCCACGCAAAAGCGGTCGCGATTTTCAAGGGTTTCGATTTTTAACTAAACTTTCTGGCAAATCGTTTGCGACGTCgaccgaaaaacacacacagcAGAGGCCACACAGTAGAGTCACTGGCATCCCATCCAAAGACGAACTTTGTTTGAGGGAAAGGGATTTTTGGGCTTTTTTACTGTGCGCGCGCGACAACTGTCAGCTGTCACTGTGTCAGAAAAATGGGGGTTGTCAGCGTTGAGTCCGACAAAGGCTTGGTGAAGCAGGGGTGGGATGGGGGGTTGTCGGAGTTGAATTTATTTAtaagaaaattaatttaaactccACAAaatatctggatttttttttttgaaaagaaccaataaaccaaattttcagtttttgctttttgggtgtttttcaatacccctgatttggtttattggaccttttcaaaaaaaactccagatatgttttatgttttaatttttttaaataatgtttcaatAGGATCATAAAGCCCTATGTATACTTCGATGTACaaccactgacgaactgacgtgccacccaGAATCCAAACTTGACCGCACTTTCCTATCTTCCTTCTCACTCACCCTCAGCGATCAGCGATTGTCAAACAGACGATTTGACAGATGCGCAGCTGCACTTGCTGAGAAACTTTCAGGAACAACAAATGAAAATGGGGGAAAACATATTGAAGCCCGAAAACTtttgcaaattctgaacaaaacgaTGAATATTTTGCTAATCTTGCATTATTTAAGGTGAAATGAGGCAAGAAATTTCGTTAAACTTCCAAATTAATTCCAAATCTTTTAGACTTTTCGCAACATTTCCATTCCAACTCTTATCCGCCATTTACACATGTTGTTCCAGAATTCTTCACAGCAAGAAAACAGCTGATGTGACAAAACGTCAAACTCGAATTCTGACAATCGCCGAAGAAGAGAACAGTAGCAAGAAAAAGAAGCAGTGTGCGGTCAAAAATGATCGACCAATTTGTTCctggtggcacgtcagttcaTCAGTGGTACAACGATTCAAAACACGCTTAAAAGCCATTTCTTTCAAGAAATACCGAGAggtctatttttcaaaattgatttaaaaatccattttaaactctttgttgtTGTACAAGGAGTCATtatacttagaaaaataagctttatcgctgtaaacaataatcaaacacaagcgcagccggtccgaagaaagcatcctggaagaacttgtggtaagattaggccacaagtcctttcttgtcaatattaatgattacagtacatccgagttaccccgaaaatgtatatcaaaaattaaagcggccaggcctactgcgttgcattaaccgcagagacagattctgtgaacggatcacatttcagcAGCAAAGGCATACGACGCCGCAAGTTGGTACTGATCACTACACGATGAATTTCGTTTGTGTAGTCGTCACCCCCATGAAGAGCATCTTGCCAACGAGAAATTGAAATCAGGATTTTGATATTCCACTGACACTACCTCAACCGCTACCACAATTAAAATTGTACAGGAACTCCGGTATAAACAATTAAATCGaacgttttaaaaaattcaaattccaaaaatatgaaGGCGGAAAAAAATACGTCCGTTCACGCTCCCAGATTACTTCGATCtcgctttatcgctgtaaacaataatatcagcaaactAAGCATAATTTAAGAACCCAATTATCTTTTACAAAATAGCAGTTTTGTCCTGGAATAAGGTCCCAAGCCCTATGCACAACGGGAAAAACACGGTTAAAAACCACTTCTGATTacgtttttttcattgtaatgcAAACAAATAGATTggctagacaacattttttcgatggatctacGTCGTAGGATCTACTATGGTCCCattggaaagagctgtcaagtgggaccttttctgtcaagaaggatccTTCAGCTGcaaggttaatttttcgaaattgatttaaaaatccattttcaactctttgtggtcgtacaaagggtcattttacgcagaaaaataagcattatcgaacaataatatcagcaatctaagctacATTTTAGGagccaaaagttttttttttttcaataaagaaAATATCATATTGGTTTCTAATGTTATTTTCATGCctcaacaaacattgaaatccatagtctcaacatttgaatgggaaaagtgttttaaaatgcattttacactcgtCCACTTCTAGGTCCACTTAGTTTtgcaaatttggtgatttttaatttatttaactttttgtctctaaaacttgatttgcaaaaaaaacacatttttttataagttttagaggacatcaaatgccaactttccagaaatttcaaatcaaatttgcaatcaaaaagtactttagtgaaattttgataaagtgcaccgttttgaagttaaaaccattttaggtgactttttttaaattagtccaCATGTTTGtcaacctttgaaaaaaaaaaattgaaaagctgagaaaattctctattttttgcttttttgaactttgttgatacgaccattagttgctgagatattgccatgcaaaagtttaaaaacaggaaaattgatgtttttcctTGTGTTTtccaagtcccacccaaacaacccaccattttctaatgtcgatatctcagcaactaatggtccgatcttcaatgttaaaatatgaaacattcgtggaatttttcgatcttttcgaaaaaaatatgttcaaaatttttaaaccaggactaacattttaaatgggcgtaatattgaatgtttggccttcaAATACCATAAACTAGttaaattttgctgaaaatgcattttttttctatttatttaatTGCACGTCTTtttccattgttttttttttgcctcctgatttttcggactgattttgaagataggggaagcaacggccttaaaaaatatgtttgtttaatagtttaataattattaaaattatttttaaagtttttttctttttaattatctttttaatttttttgttaaggcagctgcaaaaaaaataaaattatttccttctacaaaaaatttaaacactgtccaaaaaaataaattacgagCCATAGTTTTATCATTTCTATGAAAAAGCTGtatttcaaaatgcattatgcattatttttttttattttagtattgACTACGAGATTTACTATTAAATTATTGgtgtttcataaaaattcaaaatacttttttaaaattttatgttacaaAGTAAGCTTTTTAACAGGAAAACATATCAATAAAAAAACCTGTTTCaaaaaacagctttacgaacagcagaacaaatgaGAAGCAgcaatttcttggggcttttcttcacctttTCAGACTTGCTCTCACCGCATACTGCTAATACCTACTActgaatgcaaataaaaaagagCAAACGTTTTTATGcgataaaaagtacataaatctcGACATAAATAAGCATAATGCAATGTTTTCTGAATAGttaaaaatcgatttgaaattatttttttcagttaggAAATTTGAATTGTAACGAATTGTTTTTGTCTCCTGATTTTTTggggaaattttgaaagttgggttgagaaaaacatgaaaccaaatttgcattgatcttgtttaaaaaaaaaacggtgtgtgaagaagaatttttgaattctctttaattttgtcaattgccttcccgcatagtcaacaaccatatagtcaccatttgtcgaatgatttttcctaaatgatcttaataatacaccaaatagggtgcaaccgtacattttccattccccaaacaatcctacaatttattaaataggtcgttaggtaatgttacaatacatttttacaagggtttttttttcgtggatcatagtcataccctaccccaaactgttcaattattattttatgtgaaccgtaccacaaattaataaaatatgattttaaatggtgctgctttaccgacacttaccgacaccatttgaaaagggaggagccgagggaggagccaaaaaaataaactttacaaaTGTTCTGGGAACTATGGATTTAACGGGAATGATAAGTATATGATTATTAAtggtgagcgtttttttttttttttgtaatgtccgggatttgttaccgcttgatgatgatgtctcctgttgattcttccgtggtgctgccgccttatctaattgagctatctcagttacattacgtttggcggtttaaaatgcattttattatgaaatgtggcctcaaaatttatcataaatatatcgtaacatgtatggtagaaccatacaaataaattatagaccaatcacatggcgaacagttatcgttctgataatggtcaatcaattgattaaattatttggacttataaaaattatcacgaaaataaattagctttacatacaaactatatggcaaacaggtatatcgttccatgaattgttgaacaatggtttgaattgttgggacttaggaaaattttcgctgaattcaggtatatcgttccatgaattgttgaacaatggtttgaattgttgggacttaggaaaattttcgctgaattcaggtatatcgttccatgaattgttgaacaatggtttgaattgttgagacttaggaaaattttcgctgaattcaggtgTATCGTTCCGTGAATTGTTaaagtattatttgaattattcggacttaggatttttttttgctgtagttcaattggctcaatcatacaatacctgtttcaaataatcctaagcgtttggcgaacagttatatcgttccatgaattgttgtacaattgtttggattattgggacttaagagtttttcgctgagcttcaagttggaaatactacgtcggctatggtactcttatgttttaacaatagctgttccgaaaaatccttaccatatggcgaaaagttatatttctccatgaattgttgaacaattgtttgaatcatcgggacttaagaaaattttcgctaagattcatttttggctcaatcatacaaaaactgtttgaaataatgccaaacatatgaggaataattatatcgtaccattaattgttgtgcaattgtttcaattattaggacttaggaaatttaggaaattttccgcttaAGTTTCTTTGACTAAATCATACCGAGTATCATAACTTTTATCATATCGGCTACAGTACTATTATGTTCTAGCAAAAGCTGTTTCGAACCATCCTAATCGTATGACGAATAGATACCGTTCAttaaattgtaggaaaaaaaaatcaaccattcgaatatgtcaagataagtgtaacaattcgggaaatagtaccattttaattttgttatatggtcgtgacattatatcaacaatatcacaaatggtaaccataccagaaataattttcttatgatttcgacagtttcacctttggtatttgattatgcgggttattattattttttaattcttattttttgtttataattgggtcctaaaatgaagcttagattgctgatattattgttcacagcgataaagctaatttttctgagtacaatgaccctttgtacgaccataaagagcttaaaatggttttttaaatcaattttgaaaaattaacctcgtggtccttcttgacagaaaagctcctacttgacaggtcgttccaaggggaccatagttgatccatcgaaaaaatgttgtcttgtcaaaaaaaaaaatttgcattaaaatgaaaaagagtgatcagaaatggttttaaatcgtgttttttaccgttgtacataaaaattggtatagggctttagtacccaattgatttCTTATTTATcactaattatttttaaaaatttaaaatatgttggGGTTTTTTTCGAATAATTCGTGTATGATTTCGATGTTTACAGAACTAAATATTCTAAAAGCATTCTAACAGAAATGTTCCAAAATTCTATATGTTTCGTAACTTCAAATtcagtttttaacttttttgcaatatttatatcaatttcgttaaaacaatttttcatcccACCCCTGAACTCCGACAACGTTTGACAGCTACTTTCCTTATGCCTTCCGCCTTTATGTCAACCCCGGGTGCACCCACCACCTTGACAGCTCGTTCGCTCTTTTTCCCGTGAAACGTCAACACGTTAGCACGCGTTTTGCTCGCGTTTCCAAAGAGGATCTCTTTTGTCGGAAGTGTCCACCGTGTGTAAACCAATCCGCCTGCCACCATGGGTCGTATGCACGCTCCCGGAAAGGGTATCTCCCAGTCGGCGCTGCCGTACCGCCGCTCCGTCCCGTCCTGGCTGAAGCTGAACGCCGACGACGTCAAGGAGCAGATCAAGAAGCTCGGCAAGAAGGGCATGACCCCGTCCCAGATCGGCATCATCCTGCGGGACTCGCACGGCGTCGCCCAGGTCCGCTTCGTCAACGGCAACAAGGTGGGTTTTGCGAGTGGTTTTTGAACGAGATTTTGATCTGAAAATGGTGTacgaaaagttttgaaaacaagTCCCCGAACAAAGTGAGGTTAGGAAGTTCCTCCATTTTTGCTTCCCCCACAAGAAAGTTTCCGGCGTTTGCCGGCAGAGGCGCTGCGATCTCCGCTcgtttgttgatgttgatgagaTTTGTTTACGAGActgactaaaagactaaaagacgaAACTAATTCAACTCAATCTCTTTCCAGGTTCTCCGCATCATGAAGGCGGTCGGCCTGAAGCCGGACATCCCCGAGGATCTGTACTTCCTGATCAAGAAGGCCGTCTCGATCCGCAAGCATCTGGAGCGCAACCGCAAGGACATCGACAGCAAGTTCCGGCTGATTCTGATCGAGTCGCGCATCCACCGGCTTGCCCGCTACTACAAAATCAAGGCCGTGCTGCCGCCCAACTGGAAGTACGAGTCCAGCACCGCCTCGGCCCTGGTCGCCTAAGGAGGGAGGAAGTTGCCGCTTTTACGTTAGAGTTTAATCTGTGAACCAACAATTTCCACACAACAAAACACAGCTGGAAGATCGATGTGggaggagagaaaaaaaaacacaaaaccaaTCTGTGAAGGGAGTTCAGCGCACTTTGCCATGTTTTCGTCGAATCAAAGAGGAATTCAATAAATGGTGAAACGTTGACAAAAACAAGCGGAGCTGGTTCATTTAACTCGAAAGAAATACGCAACTTCGTCATAAGACGTTAttcatcgtgctctttatcGTGATTACACCGATTACACACAAACTGGTTCAAGCTTTTCCATGGgtccttaagagcgagtttttcaccaatgtgtaacaggtcgtatcgaggtgctccgatttagatgaaactttcagcgtttgtttgtctatacatgagatgaactaatgccaaatatgagccctctacgacaaagggaagtggggtaaaacgggctttaaAGTTTGAGagcaaaaaaacctaaaaatttaaaattgctcgcgtttccgtaaaacttcttcaattccaactctcttagatgcattcgaaaggtcttttgaagcacttcaaaatgtgctatagacatccaggattggtttgactttttctcataacttttgcaaattactgttaaaaatggattttttttaaacccttaataacttttggcaacagcctccaacacccatactcccataggtcaaaatttagggaatttcatggactataagccaacggtattaactttttggccaatcgcagtttttctcatagttttacgattttactagaacaaacattttacaacgttagtttttgccctgtaggccaagaagacggcacttgttggtctcaattttgtcatattcggaatcctcagaaaattttacattagattgaggttttagaattttgaatttgattggaaaaaatgccatttagaattaattaaaatattatttagaattttgtcggattaggggtaaaacaagttttcgcctacttgatacagcatttgacgtattgatcataggtaAGGCTACCaaatgtacggattttttccttaccatacggattttcgaacctcttcgcggatttttaacaggccggaatttttgtagggaattttacgcataatacggatttgtacggaattttaacaactttttaatcattgaattgcttttttgatttggtcgaaggttttgttaactagaaatttttggtttctgtgagtttgatttaaaaagggagagttttccggggttttcttcaattcaaacttgattatcaattattttagagtttttaaactattgtcttgcttatgttaataggacctttaaaaaaaactctagaattgttcttttagaaattccttactaaatatattccaTTTCTAaaagctttctaaaacttgtgaaaacatttaaacatttaacaattctagagtttttttaaaggtcctataaactgttgtgtttcacatactataggaccttttcaataaaaaaaactctggaaaagtgttcgtgaaaacactaagagcgatattattcgtaaaaacaatcttgacatttcgtaaacttttgaacgtttaacaaaacaaaattgaagaacataattatttaattcaaatcatggtttattttatgaatacttttaaacgtgcaagttataaacactctgatagcattttgtaaaatttgttagctgtaaaaacgacacagttgtatatttttaattctaagatttattaaatttaatttatcgaaataattcgatgacagtttttgttataccatggtggcaTATCGgctaagtgtacggatttttgctcagcaagagttggtagccttaatcatagggtaaataagatctatttcttttttaaaaaaaatttatttatttttttttaaatcaaagttgTACTTCAATACTACTTACT
Encoded here:
- the LOC6048183 gene encoding 40S ribosomal protein S13; the encoded protein is MGRMHAPGKGISQSALPYRRSVPSWLKLNADDVKEQIKKLGKKGMTPSQIGIILRDSHGVAQVRFVNGNKVLRIMKAVGLKPDIPEDLYFLIKKAVSIRKHLERNRKDIDSKFRLILIESRIHRLARYYKIKAVLPPNWKYESSTASALVA